Proteins from one Ramlibacter sp. PS4R-6 genomic window:
- a CDS encoding 3-hydroxyacyl-CoA dehydrogenase/enoyl-CoA hydratase family protein: protein MNRFNVKKVAVLGAGVMGAQIAAHLVNVKVPVVLFDLPAKEGPKNGVVTKAIDGLKKLKPSPLGVTADADLIQQANYEENMELLRECDLVIEAIAERMDWKLDLYKKIAPFVAEHAIVASNTSGLSITKLSEALPAEIKPRFCGIHFFNPPRYMYLVELISTPTTQPKILDDLETFVTTALGKGVVRAKDTPNFIANRVGIAGMLATMKEVEKFGLSYDVVDDLTGKKLGRASSGTFRTADVVGLDTMAHVIKTLQDNLNADTDPFYDSFATPKVLATLLEMGNLGQKAKAGFYKKVGRDILRFDLEKKDYVPGGEKSDEVYARMLKKPAGERLKLLRESEGPQGQFLWSILRNGFHYAAVHLATIAETARDVDLAMRWGFGLKQGPFELWQEAGWSQVAKWIQEDIAAGKALSKAPLPEWVFKGPVADAGGVHTPEGSWNPTAKKFQPKRVLPVYSRQLFPETVLGSKAPGFETAGKTIEETDAVRLWTLDDEVLIASIKTKMHAISPDVCEGLTQAVELAEKSYQGLVVWSGDEPFSVGADLQGLMPAFMAVGVSAVDDAEGYMQQTMLKLRYATVPVISAIRGMALGGGCELAVYSSKRVAAMESYIGLVEVGVGLVPGAGGLTYIARRAAENQAKSTHKDILPFLTDGFTAAAMAKVGTSALESRQLGYLLEDDIVVPNRDELLYVAIREAKAMFDTGYRPPHKRLFPVAGRSGKATITGQLVNMRDGGFISAHDFRIASLIANVVTGGDVETGTLVSEEYLMTLERQAFCELVQNPKTHERILGMLNTGKPVRN from the coding sequence ATGAACCGATTCAACGTGAAGAAAGTCGCCGTGCTCGGCGCGGGCGTGATGGGCGCGCAGATCGCGGCGCACCTGGTCAACGTCAAGGTGCCGGTGGTCCTGTTCGACCTGCCGGCCAAGGAAGGCCCGAAGAACGGCGTCGTCACGAAGGCGATCGACGGGCTGAAGAAACTCAAGCCGTCGCCGCTGGGCGTCACGGCCGACGCCGACCTGATCCAGCAGGCCAACTACGAAGAGAACATGGAGCTGCTGCGCGAGTGCGACCTCGTCATCGAGGCCATCGCCGAGCGCATGGACTGGAAGCTGGACCTGTACAAGAAGATCGCGCCCTTCGTGGCGGAGCACGCGATCGTCGCGTCCAACACCTCGGGCCTCTCGATCACGAAGCTGTCCGAAGCGCTGCCGGCAGAGATCAAGCCGCGCTTCTGCGGCATCCACTTCTTCAACCCGCCGCGCTACATGTACCTCGTCGAGCTGATCTCGACGCCGACGACGCAGCCGAAAATCCTCGACGACCTCGAGACTTTCGTGACGACCGCCCTCGGCAAAGGCGTGGTGCGCGCCAAGGACACGCCCAACTTCATCGCCAACCGCGTCGGCATCGCCGGCATGCTGGCGACGATGAAGGAGGTCGAGAAGTTCGGCCTGAGCTACGACGTGGTCGACGACCTCACCGGCAAGAAGCTGGGGCGCGCGAGCTCCGGCACCTTCCGCACCGCGGACGTGGTCGGCCTGGACACGATGGCGCACGTCATCAAGACGCTGCAGGACAACCTGAACGCCGACACCGACCCCTTCTACGACAGCTTCGCGACGCCGAAGGTGCTGGCGACGCTGCTCGAGATGGGCAACCTCGGCCAGAAGGCCAAGGCGGGCTTCTACAAGAAGGTCGGCCGCGACATCCTGCGCTTCGACCTGGAGAAGAAGGACTATGTGCCCGGCGGCGAGAAGTCCGACGAGGTCTACGCGCGCATGCTCAAGAAGCCCGCGGGCGAGCGCCTGAAGCTGTTGCGCGAGTCCGAAGGCCCGCAAGGCCAGTTCCTGTGGTCGATCCTGCGCAATGGCTTCCACTACGCCGCCGTGCACCTCGCGACGATTGCGGAAACCGCGCGCGACGTCGACCTGGCCATGCGCTGGGGCTTCGGCCTGAAGCAAGGCCCCTTCGAGCTGTGGCAGGAAGCCGGCTGGTCGCAGGTGGCGAAGTGGATCCAGGAAGACATCGCTGCGGGCAAGGCGCTGTCGAAGGCGCCGCTGCCGGAGTGGGTGTTCAAGGGCCCCGTGGCCGACGCGGGTGGCGTGCACACGCCCGAGGGCTCGTGGAACCCGACGGCGAAGAAGTTCCAGCCCAAGCGCGTGCTGCCCGTGTACTCGCGCCAGCTGTTCCCCGAAACGGTCCTTGGCAGCAAGGCGCCCGGTTTCGAGACGGCCGGCAAGACGATCGAAGAGACCGATGCGGTGCGCCTGTGGACGCTGGACGACGAGGTGCTCATCGCCAGCATCAAGACCAAGATGCATGCGATCAGCCCCGACGTCTGCGAAGGCCTGACGCAAGCCGTCGAACTCGCCGAGAAGTCCTACCAGGGCCTCGTGGTCTGGTCCGGCGACGAACCGTTCTCCGTCGGCGCCGACCTGCAGGGGCTGATGCCTGCATTCATGGCCGTGGGCGTTTCCGCCGTCGACGACGCCGAGGGCTACATGCAGCAGACGATGCTCAAGCTGCGCTACGCCACCGTGCCCGTCATCTCCGCGATCCGCGGCATGGCGCTGGGCGGCGGCTGCGAGCTGGCGGTGTATTCGAGCAAGCGCGTGGCCGCGATGGAAAGCTACATCGGCCTCGTCGAAGTCGGCGTGGGCCTCGTGCCCGGCGCCGGCGGCCTCACGTACATTGCGCGCCGCGCCGCCGAGAACCAGGCGAAGTCCACGCACAAGGACATCCTGCCCTTCCTCACCGACGGCTTCACGGCCGCGGCGATGGCCAAGGTCGGCACCAGCGCGCTGGAGTCGCGCCAGCTCGGCTACCTGCTCGAGGACGACATCGTCGTGCCGAACAGGGACGAACTGCTGTACGTCGCGATCCGCGAAGCCAAGGCCATGTTCGACACCGGCTACCGGCCGCCGCACAAGCGCTTGTTCCCGGTGGCGGGGCGCAGCGGCAAGGCGACCATCACGGGCCAGCTCGTGAACATGCGCGACGGCGGCTTCATCAGCGCGCACGACTTCCGCATCGCCTCGCTGATCGCCAACGTGGTGACCGGCGGCGACGTGGAGACCGGCACGCTCGTCAGCGAGGAATACCTGATGACGCTGGAGCGCCAGGCCTTCTGCGAACTCGTGCAGAACCCCAAGACCCATGAACGCATCCTCGGCATGCTGAACACCGGCAAGCCGGTGAGGAACTGA
- a CDS encoding alpha/beta hydrolase family protein, with translation MRAEVIESKDGTKIAARVFETPGPARGSVVIGGAMGVRQDYYQPFAQWAAQQGWRVTTFDYRGSGDSAPASLRGFRADLFDWTRDYEAVVDAAHAALPGQPLYLLGHSLGAQLPGLFTNQHKVSGLLSVAAGSGYWRENAPQLKRIVPYFWFVLVPIATRLFGYFPGRKLRKVGDLPAGVVLQWRKWCLSPRYSVSAEGEAVRASYANARFPVHALSITDDELMTWKGTHSLIDLYENAPREVRKLAPADIGARRLGHFGAFRPENEQRLWPRIGEWLAGLGTARTA, from the coding sequence ATGAGGGCTGAAGTCATCGAGTCGAAGGACGGAACGAAGATCGCAGCCCGGGTGTTCGAGACACCGGGCCCCGCACGCGGCAGCGTCGTCATCGGCGGCGCCATGGGCGTGCGCCAGGACTACTACCAGCCGTTCGCGCAATGGGCCGCGCAGCAGGGCTGGCGCGTGACCACCTTCGACTACCGCGGCAGCGGCGACTCCGCGCCGGCGTCGTTGCGCGGCTTCCGCGCCGACCTGTTCGACTGGACGCGCGACTACGAAGCGGTCGTCGATGCAGCGCATGCCGCGTTGCCGGGCCAGCCGCTGTACCTCCTCGGGCACAGCCTCGGCGCGCAGTTGCCGGGCCTGTTCACCAACCAGCACAAGGTGAGCGGCCTGCTCAGCGTCGCCGCCGGCAGCGGCTACTGGCGCGAGAACGCGCCGCAACTCAAGCGCATCGTTCCCTACTTCTGGTTCGTGCTGGTGCCGATCGCCACGCGCCTCTTCGGCTACTTCCCGGGCCGCAAGCTGCGCAAGGTCGGCGACCTGCCCGCCGGCGTGGTGCTGCAATGGCGCAAGTGGTGCCTGTCGCCGCGCTACAGCGTCAGCGCCGAAGGCGAGGCCGTGCGGGCCAGCTACGCCAACGCCCGATTCCCGGTGCACGCGCTGTCCATCACCGACGACGAGCTCATGACCTGGAAGGGCACGCACAGCCTCATCGACCTGTACGAGAACGCGCCGCGCGAGGTGCGCAAGCTCGCGCCCGCCGACATCGGCGCGCGGCGCCTGGGCCACTTCGGCGCCTTCCGCCCCGAGAACGAGCAGCGCCTGTGGCCGCGCATCGGCGAATGGCTCGCCGGCCTGGGGACGGCGCGCACCGCATGA
- a CDS encoding acetyl-CoA C-acyltransferase has product MSRQVQDAYIVAATRTPIGRSHRGYFRNTRPDDLLAIALRSALSQVPGLDPKAIEDVVCGCAIPEAQQGLNVARIGAVLAGLPKSVGGITVNRFCASGLSAVQMAADRIRVGEADVMIAAGTESMSMVPMMGNSPSLSPTIFSNPDDIESYGIAYGMGLTAEKVAQQWKVSREAQDEFAYQSHMKALAAMKAGEFANEMTEVEVEERSVDLASAEVSVSKRKVSLDEGARPDTTVEGLSKLRTVFAARGSVTAGNSSQTSDGAGALILASEAAVKRFGLTPLARFVSYASRGVPPHIMGIGPIEAIPAALKAAGLKQDAIDWIELNEAFAAQSLAVINTIGLDAKKVNPMGGAIALGHPLGATGAIRSATVVHALRRKNLKYGMVTMCVGMGQGAAGIFERV; this is encoded by the coding sequence ATGAGCAGACAAGTTCAAGACGCCTACATCGTCGCCGCCACGCGCACGCCCATCGGCCGCTCGCACCGCGGCTACTTCCGCAACACGCGCCCCGACGACCTGCTGGCGATCGCGCTGCGGTCGGCCCTGTCGCAAGTGCCCGGGCTCGACCCGAAGGCCATCGAGGACGTGGTGTGCGGCTGCGCGATTCCCGAGGCGCAGCAGGGCCTGAACGTCGCGCGCATCGGCGCCGTGCTGGCCGGCCTGCCCAAGAGCGTGGGCGGCATCACGGTGAACCGCTTCTGCGCCTCCGGCCTGTCGGCGGTGCAGATGGCCGCGGACCGCATCCGCGTCGGCGAGGCCGACGTGATGATCGCCGCCGGCACGGAGAGCATGTCGATGGTGCCGATGATGGGCAATTCGCCCTCGCTGTCGCCCACCATCTTCTCCAACCCCGACGACATCGAGAGCTACGGCATCGCGTACGGCATGGGCCTGACCGCCGAGAAGGTCGCGCAGCAATGGAAGGTCTCGCGCGAGGCGCAGGACGAGTTCGCCTACCAGTCGCACATGAAGGCGCTGGCGGCGATGAAGGCCGGCGAATTCGCCAACGAGATGACGGAAGTCGAGGTCGAGGAGCGCAGCGTCGACCTCGCCTCAGCGGAAGTGAGCGTGAGCAAGCGCAAGGTCAGCCTGGACGAAGGCGCGCGACCCGACACGACGGTCGAAGGCCTGTCGAAGCTGCGGACGGTGTTCGCAGCGCGCGGCAGCGTGACGGCGGGCAACAGCTCGCAGACCTCCGATGGCGCCGGCGCGCTGATCCTCGCCAGCGAAGCGGCGGTCAAGCGCTTCGGCCTGACGCCGCTGGCGCGCTTCGTCAGCTACGCGAGCCGCGGCGTGCCGCCGCACATCATGGGCATCGGGCCGATCGAGGCGATCCCGGCGGCGCTGAAGGCCGCGGGCCTGAAGCAGGACGCCATCGACTGGATCGAATTGAACGAAGCCTTCGCCGCGCAGTCGCTGGCCGTGATCAACACGATCGGGCTGGACGCGAAGAAGGTCAACCCGATGGGCGGCGCCATCGCTCTGGGTCATCCCCTGGGGGCCACCGGGGCTATCCGCTCGGCGACAGTCGTGCACGCGCTTCGCCGCAAGAATCTGAAGTACGGCATGGTCACCATGTGCGTGGGCATGGGACAAGGCGCAGCGGGCATCTTCGAACGGGTCTAG